A window of Infirmifilum lucidum contains these coding sequences:
- a CDS encoding 50S ribosomal protein L24e, whose translation MPKIVYCSFCKRPIKPGEGVMYVRVDGTIERYCSSKCFKSAVKLHRNPRKTKWVVKST comes from the coding sequence ATGCCGAAGATTGTTTACTGCAGTTTCTGCAAGAGGCCTATCAAGCCCGGAGAAGGTGTAATGTACGTGCGCGTTGACGGGACTATAGAGCGGTACTGTTCCTCGAAGTGTTTTAAAAGCGCTGTAAAGCTTCACAGAAACCCGCGCAAGACTAAGTGGGTTGTGAAAAGCACATAG
- the infB gene encoding translation initiation factor IF-2 produces MMAYSEETYIRAPIVVVLGHVDAGKTTLLDKIRGTAVAKREPGTMTQHIGASFLPWKALEEISGPLLERIRVEIKIPGFLVIDTPGHEAFSNLRSRGGSIADIAILVVDVQKGLEPQTFESIEILRSKRVPFVVAVNKIDKIPGWRSNPNRPFIESIKSQDEAVALKLEELLSYIIEQFKSIGFRADRYDRIKDFTKIVALVPVSALTGEGLPDLLLVLAGLSQRFLIKRLVARVAPARGVVLELKEEIGLGTTATVIVYDGVLRKGDLTVVGGLEKPVVTRIRLLLMPKPLDEMRSPEDRFLEVERVYAAAGVKIVADGLEASVPGAPLVVLSREEELNKILRDVQEEIQTTRFQRDIAGVIVKADTLGTLEALIGYLKKNNVPVRLADVGPVVKRDIVEAAFVKSLDPPLAAVLAFNVKVLPESREEAAQKGIPIFAERIIYRLVENYLKWYSEQRELEKKKIFEKITPPVVVQILPGYVFRRRNPIIVGVRVVAGRLRPGVRLVTRDGREVGDVMQIREHDRVLEVAEEGSEVAISIRSKAIVGRQVDEGDYLYSDVPLDEINLLLEKYSNDMTENEKEYLRRLLKFKLKLASEIEFP; encoded by the coding sequence ATGATGGCGTATTCGGAGGAGACGTACATCCGTGCTCCTATTGTTGTTGTATTAGGGCACGTCGACGCTGGTAAGACCACTCTCCTAGACAAGATTAGAGGTACCGCTGTTGCTAAACGCGAACCCGGGACGATGACCCAACATATAGGCGCATCGTTCCTACCCTGGAAGGCGCTCGAGGAAATCTCGGGTCCCCTCCTTGAACGGATACGCGTCGAAATAAAAATTCCTGGTTTTCTCGTAATTGATACCCCAGGACACGAGGCTTTTTCTAACCTTCGCAGCCGCGGCGGGAGTATTGCAGATATAGCTATACTGGTTGTAGACGTCCAGAAAGGCTTAGAACCCCAGACCTTTGAGTCGATAGAGATTCTCAGAAGCAAGAGGGTGCCGTTTGTCGTCGCAGTGAACAAGATCGACAAGATTCCGGGGTGGAGGAGTAACCCGAACAGGCCATTTATAGAGTCTATAAAGTCGCAAGACGAGGCTGTAGCTTTAAAGCTAGAAGAATTGCTCTCATATATCATTGAGCAATTCAAGTCTATAGGATTCCGAGCGGACAGATACGATAGGATAAAGGATTTCACGAAGATAGTTGCACTAGTACCCGTAAGCGCCTTAACGGGCGAGGGGCTACCCGACCTCTTGCTAGTCCTGGCGGGTCTATCTCAACGCTTCCTGATAAAAAGGCTTGTAGCAAGAGTCGCCCCGGCTCGCGGCGTCGTGCTAGAGTTAAAAGAGGAAATCGGACTGGGAACAACAGCCACAGTGATAGTCTATGACGGTGTTTTAAGGAAGGGCGACTTAACTGTAGTGGGAGGGCTTGAGAAGCCAGTAGTCACTCGCATAAGACTCCTACTTATGCCAAAGCCACTTGACGAAATGCGCTCTCCAGAGGATCGTTTCCTGGAAGTCGAGAGGGTATACGCCGCGGCTGGAGTCAAGATAGTTGCAGACGGCCTTGAAGCCAGCGTCCCAGGCGCTCCTTTAGTAGTTTTGTCACGAGAAGAGGAATTGAATAAAATTCTCAGAGATGTCCAGGAAGAAATCCAGACTACGCGTTTCCAGAGGGATATTGCAGGTGTTATTGTTAAGGCGGATACACTAGGTACTCTCGAGGCGCTGATAGGCTACTTGAAGAAGAACAATGTGCCTGTTCGGCTTGCAGACGTGGGCCCCGTAGTGAAGAGGGATATAGTAGAGGCTGCCTTCGTAAAGAGCCTTGACCCGCCACTGGCCGCCGTCCTGGCATTCAACGTAAAAGTTTTGCCAGAGTCACGGGAAGAAGCCGCACAGAAAGGAATACCCATCTTCGCTGAGCGTATAATATACAGGCTTGTAGAAAACTACTTAAAGTGGTATAGTGAGCAGAGGGAGCTCGAGAAGAAGAAGATTTTCGAAAAAATCACACCCCCAGTAGTAGTCCAGATACTCCCGGGTTACGTGTTTAGGAGAAGGAACCCAATAATAGTAGGGGTGCGCGTTGTAGCGGGCAGGCTCAGGCCCGGTGTTAGGCTAGTAACGAGAGACGGAAGAGAGGTCGGCGATGTAATGCAGATAAGAGAACATGACAGAGTTCTAGAGGTTGCCGAGGAGGGTTCAGAGGTAGCGATCTCGATTAGAAGCAAAGCAATTGTTGGAAGACAGGTTGACGAAGGTGACTACCTCTATTCAGACGTCCCCCTAGACGAAATCAACCTTCTGCTCGAGAAATACTCCAACGACATGACTGAGAATGAAAAAGAGTACCTACGGAGACTCCTTAAGTTCAAACTAAAACTTGCCAGCGAGATAGAGTTCCCATAG
- the pyrH gene encoding UMP kinase, with protein MGSFVIKLGGSLIFDENGALKAEYLRAFVRLLRDVESRDRKIVVVVGGGAAARSYISVARDVCRNESALDQLGILASRLNASLLFTMYYDLPPVIPSSLEELVRLYHSNLPVIFTGGFQPGQSTTTVSALTAEATKSQLIIATNVDGVYTSDPRRDPNATLLRKVSIDQLLDMFSQPQKAGEYRLFDMMTLQVIKRSKINTVVVNGNPPDNIRRAMEGLSVGTTIVFP; from the coding sequence ATGGGTAGTTTTGTCATCAAACTTGGAGGGAGCCTCATCTTCGACGAGAACGGAGCACTCAAGGCAGAGTACCTTAGGGCTTTCGTCAGGCTTCTCAGGGATGTCGAATCTAGAGATAGGAAAATAGTGGTGGTGGTGGGAGGGGGCGCAGCAGCAAGGAGCTATATATCAGTAGCGCGTGATGTATGTAGAAACGAGTCTGCACTGGATCAGCTAGGAATACTAGCCTCCAGGCTAAATGCCTCCCTGTTGTTCACGATGTATTATGACCTGCCGCCGGTTATTCCATCATCGCTCGAGGAGCTTGTGAGGCTCTATCATTCAAACCTTCCTGTAATCTTTACTGGTGGCTTCCAGCCTGGACAGTCTACTACCACGGTTTCAGCTCTAACAGCAGAAGCCACAAAGTCCCAGCTCATCATTGCTACCAATGTTGACGGCGTCTATACATCTGACCCTAGGAGAGATCCGAACGCCACCCTCCTCAGGAAAGTGAGCATAGACCAGTTGCTGGACATGTTTTCACAGCCTCAGAAAGCCGGCGAATATAGACTTTTTGACATGATGACCCTGCAGGTAATAAAGCGCTCGAAGATCAATACAGTAGTGGTAAACGGTAACCCACCTGATAACATAAGGAGGGCTATGGAGGGCCTGAGCGTCGGGACAACTATAGTATTTCCCTGA
- the dnaG gene encoding DNA primase DnaG: MGGLPVSAKYVIKARMTVSGVVEKHDIIGAIFGQSEGLLGRELDLRELQRVGRIGRIEVNTQEQDGKLVAEIEVPSNLDMAETAIIAATIESIDKVGPYSAVTEIIGIEDVRAEKRRKIIERAVELYKRLASTVPESKELVEELLERVRTAEITEWSEEKLPAGPDVDTSDTIILVEGRADVLNLLKHGYRNVIAIGGATVPASLRELCRKKKEVILFVDGDRGGELIARNVLNALDIDFVARAPPGREVEELTGKEVARALQNKVPVQEFLESIERERRQQREVKAEVVIPPSKLIKASKSNPPIAKEVYVPQEVVNTIEQLKGTLEAVVYDGSWKEIIRVPVKEVVDKLKELDGASHVVLDGIITQRLVDTAFSKGVKTLIGVRVGEIIRKPEDLVITTFQFVKPLPTQSDEDSNQGSS; this comes from the coding sequence GTGGGTGGCTTACCCGTATCAGCTAAGTATGTGATTAAGGCAAGAATGACTGTTTCAGGTGTAGTCGAGAAGCACGACATTATAGGAGCTATCTTCGGGCAGAGTGAAGGTTTGCTTGGCAGGGAACTTGACCTCAGAGAGTTGCAGAGAGTTGGGCGGATCGGAAGGATAGAGGTAAATACACAAGAACAAGACGGCAAACTAGTTGCAGAGATAGAAGTACCGTCTAACCTAGATATGGCTGAGACAGCTATAATTGCCGCTACTATCGAGAGCATAGATAAGGTCGGCCCTTACAGTGCTGTTACTGAGATTATTGGTATTGAAGATGTAAGGGCTGAGAAAAGACGCAAGATTATCGAGCGGGCAGTCGAGCTGTATAAGCGACTAGCAAGTACAGTACCGGAGTCTAAAGAACTTGTAGAAGAGTTACTCGAGAGGGTAAGAACCGCTGAAATCACAGAGTGGAGTGAAGAAAAGCTCCCGGCTGGCCCAGACGTCGATACCTCTGATACAATAATTCTCGTGGAGGGCAGGGCTGATGTCTTAAACTTACTGAAGCATGGCTACAGGAACGTCATAGCAATAGGTGGAGCAACAGTCCCTGCTAGTCTTAGGGAACTTTGCAGGAAGAAAAAGGAGGTTATTCTCTTTGTTGACGGCGATAGAGGCGGCGAGCTCATTGCACGTAATGTGCTAAACGCCTTGGACATAGACTTTGTTGCAAGAGCTCCTCCAGGCAGGGAGGTCGAAGAGCTTACAGGGAAAGAGGTCGCACGCGCTCTGCAGAACAAAGTGCCTGTACAGGAGTTCCTCGAGAGTATAGAGAGGGAGAGGAGGCAGCAGAGGGAAGTTAAGGCAGAAGTTGTAATACCACCTTCGAAGCTTATTAAGGCATCAAAGAGCAACCCGCCGATAGCAAAGGAAGTATATGTGCCACAGGAAGTTGTAAATACTATAGAGCAGTTAAAGGGTACGCTTGAAGCCGTAGTCTACGACGGCAGCTGGAAGGAGATAATACGCGTACCAGTAAAAGAAGTCGTGGATAAACTAAAGGAACTCGACGGTGCCTCACACGTAGTCCTAGATGGCATCATCACACAGAGACTTGTAGACACAGCGTTCTCTAAAGGTGTGAAAACTCTCATCGGGGTTAGAGTAGGGGAGATAATTAGAAAGCCGGAAGACCTCGTGATAACGACCTTCCAGTTTGTCAAGCCTCTTCCCACACAGAGTGATGAGGACTCTAATCAGGGCTCATCATAG
- a CDS encoding METTL5 family protein, whose translation MRIEVGGDYPLIKHKRELELLLNTIPAHPRPKVELEQYITPSTLASTLLWIAEFHFSDLSDKKVLDLGAGTGRLGLGAVLLGANIATLVDIDQDSLLVARDWAREKGLYSRVDLVVADVSHLPFRGTLLFDTVIQNPPFGVHRRGADVSFVRGALKFSNKVYSVHKESASQYVLTFLEREGFRVEVIYRDRVCLPPMFYWHRKRMHCFTVVVVRAEKAPETRDN comes from the coding sequence ATGAGGATTGAAGTTGGAGGGGATTATCCTCTAATAAAACACAAACGCGAGCTTGAGCTATTGCTAAACACAATACCTGCTCACCCGAGACCAAAGGTGGAGTTAGAGCAGTATATCACCCCTTCGACTCTCGCCTCCACTCTCCTATGGATAGCGGAGTTCCACTTCAGCGACCTATCAGATAAAAAAGTTCTAGACCTTGGAGCCGGCACAGGGCGACTTGGCCTTGGCGCAGTCCTCCTTGGGGCCAACATTGCAACCCTTGTAGACATAGATCAGGACTCTCTACTTGTGGCTAGAGACTGGGCCCGAGAGAAGGGGCTGTACTCACGTGTAGACCTTGTTGTGGCAGATGTGAGTCACCTGCCCTTCCGGGGAACACTTCTCTTCGATACAGTGATCCAGAACCCACCATTCGGTGTTCACAGGAGGGGGGCTGACGTGTCATTTGTTCGGGGGGCGCTGAAATTCTCGAACAAAGTCTACTCAGTTCATAAGGAGTCGGCCTCCCAGTACGTACTAACGTTCCTTGAAAGAGAGGGGTTTAGAGTAGAAGTTATATACAGAGACAGGGTGTGCCTTCCACCCATGTTCTACTGGCACAGAAAACGCATGCATTGTTTCACCGTTGTGGTGGTGAGAGCAGAAAAAGCTCCAGAAACCCGTGACAATTAA
- a CDS encoding exosome complex RNA-binding protein Csl4: protein MTGEEAVIPGDKLGVEEEYLAGGGVYVDSDGYLKSKLLGLVNIDQVHHIIDVKPYKESKLPLRQGDTVYAVVDLIRDPVAYLKIFYIESRNVEVFPPVSGILTISNVSTSRVKTLYAVIGYGDILRAFIIEPGGPPYLLSIKGREYGVVTARCPKCLTPLRLKGMHLVCPACKTKAKRKISIKYVLRG, encoded by the coding sequence ATGACTGGTGAAGAAGCTGTTATTCCCGGCGACAAACTGGGAGTAGAAGAAGAGTATCTCGCGGGTGGCGGAGTATACGTAGACTCCGACGGGTACTTGAAGTCTAAGCTCCTCGGTCTAGTCAATATTGATCAAGTTCATCATATAATAGATGTTAAGCCTTATAAGGAGAGTAAGCTACCTCTGAGGCAGGGAGATACAGTCTACGCTGTAGTTGACTTGATAAGGGATCCCGTGGCATATCTCAAGATTTTCTACATCGAGAGCAGGAACGTCGAGGTTTTTCCACCGGTATCGGGAATATTGACCATTTCGAACGTCTCCACGAGTAGGGTGAAGACTCTCTACGCCGTGATAGGGTATGGAGACATACTCAGAGCCTTCATCATAGAGCCGGGAGGGCCTCCCTATCTCCTCTCTATAAAAGGCAGAGAGTACGGAGTCGTCACGGCTAGGTGCCCTAAATGCCTCACGCCGCTACGGCTTAAAGGCATGCATCTCGTTTGTCCAGCGTGTAAGACTAAGGCAAAAAGGAAAATTAGCATAAAGTACGTGTTAAGAGGCTAG
- the sucD gene encoding succinate--CoA ligase subunit alpha: protein MGIIVGENTRVLVQGITGRQGMLHTGEMLKYGTRVVAGVTPGKGGGKIHGIPVYDSVREAVETHPEIDTSIVFVPAPAAPDAVYEAIDAGIRKIVVITEHIPVHETLKFVSYARSHGALIIGPNTPGVITPPKCKVGIMPGEYFKPGLIGLMSRSGTLTYEVSLHLMERGLGVSTAVGIGGDPITGVTFEDVYTLFARDPETKAVVLIGEIGGNKEEQFAEFYSQLEEKKPVVAFIAGRSAPPGKKMGHAGAIVYGSAGSYSNKVKALTEAGVRVASSLSELADLVREIL, encoded by the coding sequence ATGGGTATAATTGTTGGTGAAAACACTAGGGTTCTCGTGCAGGGTATTACAGGGCGCCAGGGCATGCTCCACACAGGGGAAATGCTGAAGTATGGAACCCGTGTAGTAGCAGGAGTTACTCCAGGAAAGGGAGGGGGCAAGATCCACGGCATACCTGTCTATGACAGCGTACGCGAAGCCGTTGAAACACATCCCGAGATAGATACATCGATAGTATTTGTGCCTGCACCCGCAGCGCCTGACGCCGTATACGAAGCAATAGACGCAGGTATCAGGAAGATTGTCGTCATCACAGAGCATATACCTGTTCACGAGACGCTCAAGTTCGTATCCTATGCCCGTAGCCACGGTGCTCTAATTATTGGACCGAATACGCCTGGGGTCATAACGCCGCCGAAGTGCAAAGTCGGGATAATGCCAGGCGAGTACTTCAAGCCGGGACTCATTGGTCTCATGTCCAGAAGTGGGACGCTTACCTATGAAGTGTCGCTTCACTTAATGGAAAGGGGGCTTGGCGTCTCAACGGCGGTCGGCATAGGCGGTGACCCAATAACGGGGGTTACTTTTGAGGACGTTTACACACTTTTTGCCCGCGACCCGGAGACCAAAGCTGTAGTGTTAATAGGGGAGATTGGGGGAAACAAGGAGGAGCAATTCGCAGAGTTCTATTCGCAGCTTGAGGAGAAAAAACCTGTGGTAGCATTCATAGCTGGGAGGTCAGCGCCCCCCGGGAAGAAGATGGGACATGCAGGGGCCATCGTCTACGGTAGTGCTGGGAGCTACTCTAACAAAGTCAAGGCCCTTACTGAGGCGGGTGTGAGGGTTGCCTCCTCACTCTCCGAGCTTGCAGACCTTGTCAGGGAAATACTATAG
- a CDS encoding NAD(+)/NADH kinase, giving the protein MKIWLRSRSADSELLTWVRKIVSYLTENGVEVLVDPILGHFLRLESMSESEAYKADFAVIIGGDGTLLRTVQKSGGRLPPIVGFTTNSVGYLLLHNVADYESVFTQLFNGNYELEDVQLGEFESKELRAVFLNEVAVWAHTGKLIELEVAVGGEKLYHLRADGVIVSTPAGSTGHALSYGAPVVTALGIPVLEVVFVGALSPLIRPLITYNTPIEIQVMTWPSMLVVDGHVTLSLEYSSMLVVKPSGKTLRFVSVKGYRRKFSDRLRYRLLDRGLSSIL; this is encoded by the coding sequence ATGAAGATTTGGCTACGTTCGCGAAGTGCGGACTCCGAGCTATTAACATGGGTTAGGAAGATCGTGTCATACCTAACGGAAAACGGAGTCGAAGTGCTCGTCGACCCTATTCTCGGGCACTTCCTCCGACTAGAAAGCATGTCAGAGAGCGAGGCTTACAAAGCCGACTTCGCTGTAATAATTGGCGGCGATGGGACACTCCTCAGAACAGTTCAGAAGAGCGGTGGTAGGCTACCCCCCATTGTTGGTTTTACCACCAATAGCGTAGGCTACCTCTTGTTACACAACGTCGCAGACTATGAGAGCGTCTTCACGCAGCTTTTCAACGGGAACTACGAATTGGAGGACGTTCAACTGGGCGAGTTCGAAAGCAAAGAGCTCAGAGCAGTTTTTCTCAACGAGGTTGCCGTGTGGGCGCACACGGGAAAGCTTATAGAACTTGAGGTGGCAGTAGGCGGAGAGAAGCTCTACCATTTGAGAGCTGACGGCGTAATTGTTTCAACGCCGGCGGGTAGCACGGGACATGCGCTGTCGTACGGAGCTCCTGTCGTCACTGCACTGGGTATCCCTGTCCTGGAAGTCGTATTTGTCGGGGCGCTGTCGCCCTTAATACGGCCTCTAATAACCTATAATACCCCTATAGAGATACAAGTTATGACGTGGCCATCAATGCTCGTCGTGGATGGACATGTTACTTTGAGTCTTGAGTATTCTAGTATGCTGGTAGTAAAGCCGTCTGGTAAGACGCTGAGGTTTGTATCTGTAAAGGGTTACAGGAGGAAGTTTAGCGATAGACTTCGCTACAGGCTACTGGACAGGGGGCTAAGTAGCATCCTCTAA
- a CDS encoding ATPase domain-containing protein, whose protein sequence is MASSVRKPGTCLNCPLYIASRSYCLKLKTAVQDPYNPPCRFGEPIAYQAPVPNTVTQHAPQQAVAGTPVAQPVYPQAPPQQSAEGEPYYDPAMYAEDVSLSSHGLMTQRLDLLAPTGVPGLDEILAGGFLRGKTYLVAGEAGCGKTIFSIQFLIHGALRGEPGLYIAIDEPTNQLLRGLKLFGWDLGDLVSSRKLMFLDMRTHFSKIYMREERKHIEPRYIIEQILNAAKRISAKRLVIDPIAPLVYGGREEDVLYAREFLREMVFAIEKTGELTTIMTSEIPTGSTKLSRFGVEEFLASGIIVLGIEEIYGNVERVMYIRKARWAPVKPSKYIFDIVSGKGIVIREPLSEYIKRISRGTK, encoded by the coding sequence GTGGCTAGCAGTGTACGAAAGCCTGGTACATGTTTGAACTGCCCACTCTACATAGCTTCAAGATCATACTGCCTTAAATTAAAGACTGCAGTGCAAGACCCCTACAACCCTCCATGCAGGTTTGGCGAGCCTATAGCCTACCAAGCCCCCGTCCCGAACACAGTTACACAGCATGCTCCACAACAGGCTGTGGCAGGAACTCCCGTGGCTCAACCCGTATACCCCCAGGCTCCTCCTCAGCAGAGCGCAGAGGGAGAGCCATACTACGACCCTGCAATGTATGCTGAAGACGTTTCTCTCTCCTCACACGGTTTGATGACGCAGAGGCTTGATTTGCTCGCTCCTACTGGTGTGCCCGGACTGGACGAGATACTTGCGGGAGGCTTCCTAAGGGGTAAAACATACCTTGTTGCGGGTGAAGCGGGCTGTGGAAAGACGATATTCTCAATACAGTTTCTAATTCACGGCGCTCTTAGGGGAGAACCAGGCCTATATATCGCCATAGACGAGCCTACGAATCAGTTACTTAGGGGGCTTAAGCTCTTCGGGTGGGATCTCGGCGACTTAGTATCCTCGAGGAAGCTCATGTTCCTGGACATGAGGACACACTTTAGCAAAATATACATGCGAGAGGAAAGGAAACACATTGAGCCACGCTACATTATAGAGCAGATACTGAACGCTGCCAAGCGAATTAGTGCTAAGAGGCTTGTTATTGACCCGATAGCACCGTTAGTCTATGGCGGTAGAGAGGAGGATGTGCTCTACGCCAGGGAGTTTCTCAGGGAAATGGTATTCGCTATTGAGAAGACAGGAGAGTTGACAACCATAATGACGAGTGAGATACCGACTGGGAGCACAAAGCTAAGCAGGTTTGGGGTGGAAGAGTTCCTGGCCTCCGGGATAATTGTGCTAGGGATTGAGGAGATATACGGGAACGTTGAACGCGTAATGTATATCAGGAAGGCTAGGTGGGCACCAGTAAAGCCCAGCAAGTATATATTTGACATAGTCTCAGGTAAGGGTATTGTGATCCGCGAACCCCTCAGTGAATATATCAAGAGGATCAGTCGCGGAACCAAATAA
- the prf1 gene encoding peptide chain release factor aRF-1 — MREDVERYKLEKLIEELKKKEGRGTELVSLYIPAGRPIADVLNTLNYEYATASNIKDRTTRHHVLDALATIINRLKLFRETPPNGLVVFAGYTASDVPGREKMEVYLIEPPQKLKVWLYRCDSRFYTEILEDMIKVKDVYALILIERDEAAIALLRGKSLEIVDELTAGVPGKHRAGGQSARRFERIIEQLVHEFYKRVGEHANKILLPIKDELRGIIIGGPGLSKQEFAEGDYLHYELKQKIIGVFDVGYGGAAGVYELVERAKDLLKDVRFMREREAVNQFLYHLARDTGLVTYGEEEVREALKANAVEKLLISEGLNKIRIHAVCKACKYEFEATVRDNTPLSALKCPKCGGDVEIIEQKDIVEELAELAEQGGAETIIISTQSNEGKEFARTFGGIGAILRYRLQK; from the coding sequence ATGCGCGAAGACGTGGAGCGCTACAAGCTGGAGAAGTTGATTGAAGAGTTGAAGAAAAAAGAGGGGCGCGGAACAGAACTTGTATCACTGTACATACCAGCTGGCCGTCCAATAGCCGATGTACTGAACACGCTGAACTATGAGTATGCCACTGCCTCAAACATAAAGGATCGCACTACCAGGCACCACGTCCTCGACGCACTGGCTACAATAATCAATCGTTTAAAGCTTTTCCGCGAAACCCCACCAAATGGGCTGGTAGTGTTTGCGGGCTATACAGCTAGCGACGTGCCAGGACGTGAGAAAATGGAAGTATATTTGATCGAGCCGCCGCAGAAACTCAAGGTCTGGCTGTACCGCTGCGACTCCAGGTTCTACACCGAGATACTTGAGGACATGATAAAAGTAAAGGACGTGTACGCCCTAATACTCATCGAGAGGGATGAGGCAGCAATAGCCCTTCTTAGGGGGAAGAGCCTCGAAATAGTCGATGAACTCACAGCCGGTGTCCCAGGTAAGCACCGAGCCGGTGGCCAATCGGCGAGGCGTTTTGAGAGGATTATCGAGCAACTCGTACATGAATTCTATAAACGTGTTGGTGAGCACGCTAACAAGATACTGCTACCTATAAAGGATGAGTTAAGGGGGATAATAATAGGTGGTCCCGGTCTGTCAAAGCAGGAGTTTGCAGAGGGTGATTATCTACACTACGAGCTTAAACAGAAAATCATAGGGGTTTTCGACGTAGGCTACGGTGGCGCTGCTGGAGTCTACGAGCTTGTGGAAAGAGCCAAGGATCTGCTCAAAGACGTTCGGTTCATGAGAGAACGCGAGGCTGTTAACCAGTTCCTGTACCATTTAGCGCGGGATACGGGACTTGTGACCTACGGTGAAGAAGAAGTTCGGGAAGCTCTGAAAGCCAATGCCGTTGAGAAGCTCCTCATATCCGAGGGGCTGAACAAGATACGTATCCATGCTGTCTGCAAGGCCTGTAAGTATGAATTTGAGGCAACAGTCCGCGACAATACTCCACTCAGTGCCCTGAAGTGTCCTAAGTGCGGGGGAGATGTAGAAATAATCGAGCAAAAAGATATTGTAGAGGAGCTTGCAGAGCTTGCAGAGCAAGGCGGAGCCGAGACCATCATTATTTCAACACAATCCAATGAGGGCAAGGAATTTGCAAGGACATTTGGAGGAATAGGGGCTATTCTCAGGTACCGCCTGCAGAAATGA
- a CDS encoding KEOPS complex subunit Pcc1 — protein MASLYSSCIEVLGDPEELNILFKALYPERSGGKRYRSKVDIELGKETLRICVYSSSLASFRAAVNTFLRLLSMILDISWYF, from the coding sequence GTGGCCAGCTTGTATAGCAGCTGTATTGAGGTTCTAGGCGATCCCGAGGAGCTTAATATCCTGTTTAAGGCACTATATCCTGAAAGAAGCGGGGGTAAGAGGTATAGATCCAAAGTAGATATAGAGCTCGGAAAGGAGACTCTAAGGATATGCGTTTACAGTTCATCGCTGGCGTCTTTCAGAGCGGCGGTTAACACATTCTTACGCCTTTTATCAATGATTTTGGATATTTCATGGTATTTTTAA
- a CDS encoding DUF2067 family protein, with amino-acid sequence MKGRVLTLVFSSPEEAVHFLKTLEKLLPGKSFLGELKANKVKIFIPESENSEKTMHKIKQLYNQQRQPYSYGVMKNYDISSIFSMAKLEVPVPVTLLVEALKIQGRKAIIKGDILYTDATLNEIIKVVERLSVIYKEVLSLETTAQARRLISLYSFVNNKPVDSAVEELSKLGILTESSGKLTLKVNYDVALKALFGSSLEDAT; translated from the coding sequence GTGAAGGGCCGCGTCCTCACTCTGGTTTTCTCATCTCCCGAGGAGGCAGTCCACTTTCTCAAAACACTCGAAAAACTCTTGCCTGGCAAAAGCTTCCTTGGTGAACTGAAGGCAAATAAAGTAAAAATTTTCATACCAGAATCAGAGAACTCCGAGAAAACAATGCATAAAATCAAGCAACTGTACAATCAACAGCGCCAGCCGTATTCCTACGGCGTCATGAAAAACTACGATATATCCTCTATTTTTTCCATGGCAAAGCTGGAGGTACCAGTACCGGTGACCCTTTTGGTTGAAGCATTGAAAATACAGGGTCGCAAAGCAATTATTAAAGGAGATATACTGTACACTGATGCTACACTGAATGAAATAATTAAAGTTGTAGAGAGGCTCTCGGTGATATACAAGGAAGTTCTAAGCCTCGAGACAACAGCTCAGGCCCGGCGCCTAATATCCCTGTATTCTTTCGTCAACAACAAGCCCGTAGACTCAGCTGTGGAAGAACTTTCCAAGCTAGGTATATTAACAGAGAGCTCTGGGAAACTCACGCTAAAAGTGAACTATGATGTAGCTTTGAAGGCCTTATTTGGCTCTTCGTTAGAGGATGCTACTTAG